Proteins encoded by one window of Dryocola sp. LX212:
- the folA gene encoding type 3 dihydrofolate reductase, with the protein MISLIAALAVDRVIGMENAMPWDIPADLAWFKRNTLNKPVVMGRLTWESIGRPLPGRKNIVISSKPGTDDRVVWVSSVEDAISACGDAEEVMVIGGGRVYEQFLPKAQRLYLTHIDAEVEGDTHFPDYDPDEWQSTFSEFHDADEQNSHGYCFEILERR; encoded by the coding sequence ATGATCAGTCTGATTGCTGCATTAGCGGTAGATCGCGTTATAGGCATGGAAAACGCCATGCCCTGGGACATACCTGCCGATCTGGCCTGGTTTAAACGTAACACGTTAAATAAACCGGTCGTGATGGGACGTCTGACCTGGGAATCTATCGGCCGTCCGCTGCCTGGCCGTAAAAATATTGTCATCAGCAGTAAGCCGGGCACCGACGACCGGGTTGTGTGGGTCAGCTCGGTTGAGGACGCTATCAGCGCCTGCGGCGACGCCGAAGAGGTGATGGTGATCGGCGGTGGCCGCGTTTACGAACAGTTCCTGCCGAAAGCGCAGCGCCTGTATCTGACGCACATTGATGCGGAAGTCGAAGGGGATACGCACTTCCCGGATTACGATCCGGACGAGTGGCAGTCAACGTTCAGCGAATTCCACGATGCCGACGAGCAAAACTCGCACGGCTACTGTTTTGAAATTCTGGAACGTCGCTAA
- the kefC gene encoding glutathione-regulated potassium-efflux system protein KefC, whose amino-acid sequence MDSHSMIQVLIYLGAAALIVPVAVRLGLGSVLGYLIAGCIIGPWGLRLVTDAGTIMHFAEIGVVLMLFVIGLELDPRRLWTLRASVFGGGALQMIACGVFLGLFCMLMGLGLQVAMLIGLTLALSSTAIAMQAMNERNLTLSVMGRGAFAVLLFQDIAAIPLVAMIPLLATSGATTTLAAFSISALKVVGALALVVVLGRYVTRPVLRFVARSGLREVFSAVALFLVFGFGLLLEEAGLSMAMGAFLAGVLLASSEYRHALESDIEPFKGLLLGLFFIGVGMSIDFGTLMDNPLRIITLLMGFLVIKCLMLWLVAKTLRVPRRQRRWFAVLLGQGSEFAFVIFGTARMAEVLDDGWSKSLTLAVALSMAATPLLLVLLSRMEKSGKEQAREADEIDEEQPRVIIAGFGRFGQIAGRLLLTSGVKMVVLDHDPDHIETLRKFGTKVFYGDATRVDLLESAGAAKAEVLINAIDDPEANLQLSEMVQEHFPNLRVIARARDLDHFIRLRQAGVEQPERETFESSLKVGRRALEALGVGSYEARERADHFRRFNTQMVEEMVIAADMPARADVLKRTSAMLTEVINEDRAHLNVIQRHGWQGTEEGVHSGRLADEPPAKPEE is encoded by the coding sequence ATGGATAGCCACAGCATGATTCAGGTACTTATTTACCTCGGTGCCGCCGCGCTAATCGTCCCTGTCGCCGTGCGGCTGGGGTTAGGTTCGGTGCTTGGCTACCTGATTGCGGGCTGCATTATTGGGCCGTGGGGGCTGCGGCTGGTCACGGACGCCGGGACAATTATGCACTTTGCGGAAATCGGCGTGGTGCTGATGCTGTTTGTTATCGGTCTTGAGCTTGATCCGCGTAGACTCTGGACGCTGCGCGCCTCGGTGTTTGGCGGCGGCGCGTTACAAATGATCGCCTGCGGAGTTTTCCTCGGGCTGTTCTGCATGCTGATGGGGCTCGGCTTGCAGGTTGCGATGCTGATAGGCCTGACCCTTGCGCTATCGTCCACAGCGATCGCCATGCAGGCGATGAACGAACGTAATCTGACGCTTTCCGTCATGGGGCGCGGCGCCTTCGCCGTATTGTTGTTTCAGGATATCGCCGCCATTCCGCTGGTGGCGATGATCCCCCTGCTGGCAACCAGCGGGGCGACCACCACGCTTGCCGCTTTTTCTATATCAGCCTTAAAGGTGGTCGGCGCGCTGGCGTTGGTGGTGGTTCTGGGGCGCTACGTGACTCGCCCGGTTCTGCGCTTTGTGGCCCGCTCCGGCCTGCGCGAAGTTTTCAGCGCAGTGGCACTCTTTCTCGTATTTGGCTTCGGGTTATTGCTTGAAGAGGCGGGGCTATCCATGGCGATGGGAGCATTTCTGGCGGGCGTGCTGCTGGCAAGCTCCGAATATCGCCACGCGCTGGAAAGCGATATCGAACCGTTTAAGGGCCTGCTGCTCGGCCTGTTCTTTATCGGCGTCGGCATGTCGATAGATTTCGGTACGTTGATGGATAATCCGTTGCGCATCATTACGCTGCTGATGGGCTTCCTGGTGATTAAATGTCTGATGCTGTGGCTCGTCGCGAAAACCCTGAGGGTGCCGCGCAGGCAGCGACGCTGGTTTGCCGTGCTGCTGGGGCAGGGCAGCGAATTTGCCTTTGTGATTTTCGGCACCGCCAGAATGGCGGAGGTGCTTGACGACGGCTGGTCAAAATCCCTGACGCTGGCGGTTGCGCTGTCAATGGCGGCTACGCCGCTGCTGTTGGTGCTGCTCAGCCGCATGGAAAAATCGGGCAAAGAGCAGGCCCGCGAAGCGGATGAAATTGATGAAGAGCAGCCGCGGGTGATTATTGCGGGCTTCGGCCGCTTCGGGCAAATCGCCGGGCGCCTGCTGCTGACCAGCGGAGTGAAAATGGTGGTGCTCGATCACGACCCGGACCATATCGAAACGCTGCGCAAATTTGGCACCAAGGTGTTTTATGGCGATGCGACGCGGGTCGATCTGCTGGAATCAGCGGGTGCGGCAAAAGCCGAGGTGCTGATCAACGCCATTGACGATCCCGAGGCCAACCTTCAGCTCTCTGAAATGGTGCAGGAACACTTCCCGAATCTGCGGGTTATCGCCAGGGCGCGCGACCTCGATCACTTTATTCGTCTGCGCCAGGCGGGTGTTGAACAGCCGGAGCGTGAAACCTTCGAAAGCTCGCTGAAAGTTGGGCGGCGCGCGCTTGAGGCGCTGGGCGTTGGCAGCTATGAGGCCCGTGAACGTGCCGATCACTTCCGTCGCTTCAATACCCAGATGGTGGAAGAGATGGTGATTGCCGCAGATATGCCCGCACGGGCGGACGTGCTTAAACGTACCAGCGCGATGCTGACGGAGGTCATTAACGAAGACCGCGCCCATCTCAACGTGATTCAGCGACACGGCTGGCAGGGCACGGAAGAGGGCGTTCACAGCGGCAGGCTTGCGGACGAACCACCGGCGAAACCGGAAGAGTGA
- a CDS encoding IS3 family transposase (programmed frameshift), with protein sequence MTKTVSTSKKPRKQHSPEFRSEALKLAECIGVAAAARELNVYESQLYNWRSKQQQQLSSSERENELAAENARLKRQLAERDEELAILPKGRDILREAPEMKYVFIEKHQAEFSIKAMCRVLRVARSGWYAWAQRRARLNSRQQFRLSSDSAVHEAFHRAKQRYGAPRLTDELHAQGYRFSVKTVAASLRRQGLRAKASRKFSPVSYREHDLPVSENLLKQDFYASGPNQKWSGDITYLRTDEGWLYLAVVIDLWSRAVIGWSMSSRMTAQLACDALQMALWRRKRPENVIVHTDRGGQYCSADYQALLKRHNLRGSMSAKCCCYDNACAESFFRSLKVECIHGERFISREMMRTTVFNYIGCDYNRWRRHSACGGLSPEQFENLNLA encoded by the exons ATGACAAAAACAGTATCAACCAGCAAAAAGCCCCGTAAACAGCATTCCCCTGAATTTCGCAGTGAAGCCCTGAAACTCGCTGAATGCATCGGTGTTGCTGCCGCAGCCCGTGAACTCAACGTGTACGAATCACAACTTTATAACTGGCGCAGTAAACAGCAGCAACAGCTCTCATCCTCTGAGCGTGAAAATGAACTCGCTGCTGAAAATGCTCGTCTCAAACGCCAGTTGGCGGAACGGGACGAGGAGCTGGCCATTCTCC CAAAAGGCCGCGACATACTTCGCGAAGCGCCTGAAATGAAGTATGTCTTTATTGAAAAACATCAGGCTGAGTTCAGCATCAAAGCCATGTGTCGCGTCCTCCGGGTGGCCCGCAGCGGCTGGTATGCGTGGGCTCAGCGGCGTGCGAGGCTAAACTCACGCCAGCAGTTCCGTCTGAGTAGTGACAGCGCCGTGCACGAGGCTTTTCACCGGGCAAAACAGCGCTACGGCGCACCGCGCCTGACCGATGAACTGCATGCTCAGGGTTACCGCTTCAGCGTGAAAACCGTGGCAGCCAGCCTGCGTCGTCAGGGGCTTCGGGCGAAAGCTTCACGGAAGTTCAGTCCGGTCAGTTACCGCGAGCATGACCTGCCGGTGTCGGAGAACCTGCTGAAGCAGGATTTTTACGCCAGCGGTCCAAACCAGAAATGGTCGGGTGACATCACCTACTTACGTACTGATGAAGGCTGGCTATATCTGGCTGTCGTCATCGATCTGTGGTCACGTGCTGTTATCGGCTGGTCAATGTCATCACGGATGACGGCACAGCTGGCCTGCGATGCGCTACAGATGGCGTTGTGGCGACGTAAGCGCCCGGAAAATGTCATCGTTCACACCGACCGTGGTGGGCAGTACTGCTCAGCGGATTATCAGGCGCTACTGAAGCGGCATAACCTGCGCGGTAGCATGAGTGCAAAGTGTTGTTGTTACGATAATGCCTGTGCAGAAAGCTTCTTCCGCTCACTGAAAGTCGAATGTATCCACGGTGAACGCTTTATCAGCCGGGAAATGATGCGGACGACGGTGTTTAATTATATCGGGTGTGATTACAATCGGTGGCGTCGCCACAGTGCCTGTGGCGGACTCAGCCCGGAACAATTTGAAAATCTGAATCTCGCTTAG
- a CDS encoding colicin E3/pyocin S6 family cytotoxin: MHQRNHKYDKEMGYEMSISRWAYCGDFGKLSLKGQEKGRMGAMGFYLRVGDSTTCGGKILTGDETLSWYGVAGAREGDAVSCGKHPGTYNILGGTSDTWDEGRRLAGTLDSVSSCPCRARFIQSIPDCYIKDDTPEEPAEKARLLALVTLREEQEQQKALEKRLAEERDRNRVFAKSCLRGEGCNDAGEEQEPHTNFASMAFYQAVPPADPASDTDVPQHAQTARKKKPAEDIPKPKKRSALYKWLNGDHEEIKYQRATAAATSAANAQMAVEGASVLGLVGGSAITSGTWAIKFGEMATGLGKIAASGPGAPIAAVVMGMMPGKLNDGEQDFIDRMRLEQMREAPSRVRYTWEQDDKGHPAPHGWHTPPGKDMVRVRKMEWDSSRKAYTFTTEEDPRITIIWTPEGSGVNVPSNTGNQNPVRIPNPVVVDPLPENASIEATTSPAPEEMNFADYILVLPLPNIPPIYIYLNDDHKYHVAPKGNPPLPAFPDAKTAKKRTPVKGGGSLRSRWKDPKGRIYEWDSQHGTVEIYDRSGRNHLGEFDPITGEQTKPADPTRKVEK, encoded by the coding sequence TTGCATCAGCGTAACCATAAATATGACAAGGAAATGGGATATGAAATGTCAATATCCCGTTGGGCTTACTGCGGAGATTTCGGCAAGTTAAGTCTTAAGGGACAGGAGAAAGGGCGAATGGGAGCGATGGGTTTTTACCTGCGGGTCGGTGATTCGACTACCTGCGGGGGAAAGATACTGACCGGGGACGAAACGCTCAGCTGGTATGGTGTGGCGGGAGCACGGGAGGGTGACGCCGTGTCTTGCGGCAAACATCCGGGAACATACAATATTCTGGGTGGCACATCTGATACATGGGACGAAGGCAGAAGGCTGGCAGGAACGCTGGACAGCGTAAGTTCCTGTCCGTGCAGGGCAAGGTTCATCCAGTCAATCCCGGATTGCTATATCAAGGATGATACGCCCGAAGAGCCGGCAGAAAAGGCGCGATTGCTTGCTCTTGTCACTCTGCGGGAAGAGCAGGAGCAGCAGAAAGCATTGGAAAAACGACTGGCGGAAGAACGTGACCGCAATCGCGTGTTCGCCAAATCCTGCCTTCGCGGTGAGGGCTGTAATGATGCCGGGGAAGAGCAGGAGCCGCATACCAATTTTGCTTCAATGGCATTTTATCAGGCTGTTCCTCCTGCCGATCCTGCATCAGATACTGATGTTCCCCAACATGCTCAGACCGCCAGGAAAAAGAAACCTGCTGAAGATATTCCAAAGCCGAAAAAGCGAAGCGCCCTGTATAAATGGCTGAATGGTGATCATGAAGAAATCAAATACCAGCGGGCAACCGCCGCCGCTACAAGTGCTGCTAACGCCCAGATGGCTGTTGAAGGTGCCAGCGTTCTTGGGTTGGTAGGTGGAAGTGCCATTACGTCAGGAACATGGGCGATAAAGTTTGGGGAAATGGCAACCGGACTCGGAAAAATAGCCGCCAGCGGTCCCGGTGCCCCCATCGCAGCAGTCGTGATGGGAATGATGCCCGGAAAGCTCAATGACGGTGAACAGGACTTTATTGACCGGATGCGTCTGGAACAGATGCGTGAAGCTCCAAGCCGCGTGCGGTATACATGGGAGCAGGATGATAAAGGTCATCCTGCTCCTCATGGCTGGCATACACCACCGGGAAAGGATATGGTGCGTGTGCGCAAAATGGAGTGGGACAGCAGCCGAAAAGCGTATACGTTCACCACAGAAGAAGATCCGCGTATAACAATCATCTGGACGCCAGAAGGTTCAGGTGTCAATGTTCCTTCAAATACAGGCAACCAGAACCCGGTAAGGATACCAAATCCGGTAGTTGTTGATCCCTTGCCGGAAAACGCCAGCATTGAGGCAACAACCAGCCCTGCGCCGGAGGAAATGAATTTTGCGGATTACATTCTTGTTCTGCCACTACCTAATATTCCACCGATATATATTTATCTGAATGATGATCATAAATATCATGTGGCTCCAAAGGGAAATCCTCCATTACCTGCCTTCCCTGATGCTAAAACAGCTAAAAAAAGGACCCCAGTTAAGGGCGGGGGATCATTACGTTCAAGATGGAAAGATCCTAAAGGGCGTATCTATGAATGGGATTCACAACACGGTACGGTCGAAATTTATGATCGTTCAGGGCGTAATCATTTAGGCGAGTTTGACCCAATAACAGGTGAGCAAACTAAACCAGCAGATCCGACAAGAAAGGTTGAAAAATGA
- the rsmA gene encoding 16S rRNA (adenine(1518)-N(6)/adenine(1519)-N(6))-dimethyltransferase RsmA, whose protein sequence is MNTRVHQGHLARKRFGQNFLNDQFVIDSIVSAINPQKGQAMVEIGPGLGALTEPVGERLDEMTVIELDRDLAARLQTHPFLAPKLTIYQQDAMTMDFAELSKKIGQPLRVFGNLPYNISTPLMFHLFSYTDAIADMHFMLQKEVVNRLVAGPNSKAYGRLSVMAQYYCNVIPVLEVPPTAFTPAPKVDSAVVRLVPHATIPHPVKELRVLSRITTEAFNKRRKTIRNSLGHLFSAEVMAELGVDATLRAENISVAQYCQLANYLAEHPQPQES, encoded by the coding sequence ATGAATACTCGCGTCCACCAGGGCCACTTAGCCCGTAAACGTTTTGGACAAAACTTCCTTAATGACCAGTTCGTTATCGACAGTATTGTCTCCGCTATAAATCCGCAGAAAGGCCAGGCGATGGTTGAAATTGGCCCCGGCCTCGGTGCATTAACCGAGCCTGTGGGTGAACGCCTGGACGAAATGACCGTTATCGAACTCGACCGCGATCTGGCGGCCCGTCTGCAAACGCATCCGTTTCTCGCACCGAAGCTGACTATTTATCAGCAGGATGCCATGACCATGGACTTCGCGGAGCTGTCGAAGAAAATCGGCCAGCCGCTGCGCGTGTTCGGTAACCTGCCGTACAACATCTCTACGCCGTTGATGTTCCATCTCTTTAGCTATACTGATGCCATTGCGGACATGCACTTCATGCTGCAAAAAGAGGTGGTCAACCGTCTGGTTGCAGGACCAAACAGTAAAGCGTATGGTCGTTTATCAGTGATGGCGCAATATTATTGCAACGTGATCCCGGTGCTGGAAGTGCCGCCAACGGCCTTTACGCCTGCGCCGAAAGTGGATTCCGCCGTGGTGCGCCTGGTGCCTCATGCCACCATCCCGCATCCGGTCAAAGAGCTGCGCGTGTTAAGCCGCATCACGACTGAGGCCTTTAACAAGCGCCGCAAAACGATTCGCAACAGCCTTGGCCATCTGTTTAGCGCTGAGGTAATGGCAGAGCTGGGCGTCGACGCGACCCTCCGCGCTGAGAACATCTCAGTCGCCCAGTATTGCCAGCTGGCAAACTATCTGGCTGAACATCCTCAGCCGCAGGAGAGTTAA
- the apaG gene encoding Co2+/Mg2+ efflux protein ApaG, which translates to MLNSPRVCVQVQSVYIESQSSPENERFVFAYTVTIRNLGRTPVQLLGRYWLITNGNGHETEVQGEGVIGVQPHIEPGNEYSYTSGAVLETPLGTMQGHYEMVDSQGEAFRVAIPVFRLAIPAFIH; encoded by the coding sequence ATGTTGAATTCGCCCCGCGTATGCGTTCAGGTACAAAGCGTCTATATCGAATCCCAGTCCTCCCCGGAGAACGAACGTTTCGTCTTTGCTTATACCGTAACCATCCGAAACCTGGGGCGAACACCGGTGCAGCTTCTGGGTCGTTACTGGCTAATCACTAACGGCAACGGTCACGAAACCGAAGTGCAGGGCGAAGGCGTGATTGGCGTTCAGCCGCACATCGAGCCGGGCAACGAATATAGCTATACCAGCGGTGCTGTGCTTGAAACGCCGCTGGGCACCATGCAAGGCCATTATGAAATGGTCGATTCTCAGGGCGAGGCATTCCGCGTCGCTATTCCCGTCTTCCGTCTGGCCATTCCAGCCTTCATTCACTGA
- a CDS encoding YgdI/YgdR family lipoprotein, which yields MQNKILMASIFAAATLFTVAGCSSNQAVKTSDGKTIVTDGKPQVDDDTGLVSYKNAETGKTEQINRDQVKSMGELDN from the coding sequence ATGCAAAACAAAATTCTGATGGCTTCCATCTTCGCTGCCGCAACGCTGTTTACCGTGGCCGGCTGTTCGTCTAATCAGGCGGTGAAAACGAGCGACGGCAAAACTATCGTCACCGACGGCAAACCGCAGGTAGATGACGACACGGGTCTGGTTTCCTATAAAAATGCTGAAACCGGCAAGACCGAGCAGATCAACCGCGACCAGGTGAAGTCGATGGGCGAACTGGATAACTAA
- the apaH gene encoding bis(5'-nucleosyl)-tetraphosphatase (symmetrical) ApaH, translated as MSTYLIGDVHGCYDELIALLQQVEFTPGKDTLWLTGDLVARGPGSLEVLRYVRGLGDSVRLVLGNHDLHLLAVYAGISRNKPKDRVSQLLEAPDVDELLNWLRRQPLVQVDNEKMLVMAHAGITPQWDIDTAIACARDVEAVLSSDSYPLFLDAMYGDMPNNWSPELSGLARLRFITNSLTRMRYCFPNGQLDMYCKDTPESAPAPLKPWFAIPGPVTAAYSVVFGHWASLEGKGTPEGIFGLDTGCCWGGDLTCLRWEDKAYFVQPSNRKADVGGGDTAIAS; from the coding sequence ATGTCAACATACCTGATTGGCGATGTTCACGGCTGTTACGATGAACTTATCGCCCTGCTGCAACAGGTTGAATTTACGCCTGGCAAAGATACTTTATGGCTGACGGGCGATTTAGTCGCGCGCGGCCCCGGTTCGCTTGAAGTCCTGCGCTACGTGCGCGGCTTGGGCGACAGCGTGCGCCTGGTGCTCGGCAATCATGACCTGCACCTGCTGGCGGTGTATGCAGGCATTAGCCGGAACAAGCCGAAAGACCGCGTTTCGCAACTGCTTGAAGCTCCGGACGTTGACGAGCTGCTGAACTGGCTGCGCCGCCAGCCGCTAGTCCAGGTGGATAACGAAAAAATGCTGGTGATGGCCCACGCGGGTATTACTCCGCAGTGGGATATCGACACCGCAATAGCCTGCGCCCGCGATGTCGAAGCCGTACTGTCGAGCGACAGCTATCCGCTGTTCCTGGACGCCATGTACGGTGATATGCCGAACAACTGGTCTCCGGAGCTGTCGGGGCTTGCGCGTTTGCGGTTCATCACCAACTCCCTGACCCGTATGCGTTACTGCTTCCCGAACGGCCAACTGGACATGTACTGCAAAGATACGCCGGAAAGCGCGCCTGCGCCGCTCAAGCCGTGGTTTGCGATTCCCGGTCCGGTTACCGCCGCCTATTCTGTAGTCTTCGGCCATTGGGCTTCGCTTGAAGGAAAAGGGACGCCGGAGGGGATCTTCGGGCTGGATACCGGCTGCTGCTGGGGCGGGGATTTAACCTGTCTGCGCTGGGAAGATAAAGCGTATTTTGTGCAGCCCTCAAACCGTAAAGCCGACGTTGGCGGCGGTGATACCGCAATAGCCTCATAA
- the kefF gene encoding glutathione-regulated potassium-efflux system oxidoreductase KefF, translated as MILIIYAHPYPRHSHANRKMIEQASLLPDVEIRSLYELYPDFNIDIAAEQEALSRADLVIWQHPMQWYSMPPLMKLWIDKVLAHGWAYGHGGNALHGKHVMWAVTTGGGDGHFDLGDHPGFQVLGQPLQATALYCGMNWQPGFAIHFTFVCDENTLEVQAEQYKQRLTEWREANHG; from the coding sequence ATGATTTTAATTATCTATGCGCACCCCTATCCCCGGCACTCTCACGCCAACCGAAAAATGATTGAACAGGCATCGCTGCTGCCCGATGTCGAAATCCGCTCTCTGTACGAACTCTATCCTGACTTCAATATTGATATCGCCGCTGAACAGGAGGCGCTAAGCCGTGCCGATCTGGTCATCTGGCAGCATCCGATGCAGTGGTACAGCATGCCGCCGCTGATGAAATTGTGGATCGATAAAGTGCTTGCCCACGGCTGGGCCTATGGCCACGGTGGCAATGCGCTGCATGGCAAACATGTGATGTGGGCGGTGACCACCGGCGGAGGGGACGGCCATTTTGATTTAGGGGACCATCCCGGCTTTCAGGTGCTGGGCCAGCCGCTGCAGGCGACCGCACTCTATTGCGGCATGAACTGGCAGCCGGGCTTTGCCATTCATTTCACTTTTGTTTGCGATGAGAACACCCTTGAGGTGCAGGCCGAACAGTATAAGCAGCGGCTGACGGAATGGCGGGAGGCGAACCATGGATAG
- the pdxA gene encoding 4-hydroxythreonine-4-phosphate dehydrogenase PdxA: MANIARVTITPGEPAGIGPDLAIALAGRDWPVELVVCASPELLLERAATLNLPLTLIPYQPDQAPQPQAAGTLTILPVALHAPVVPGQLDVRNSLYVVETLARACDGCTSGEFAALITGPVHKGIINDAGIPFIGHTEFFEARSDSEKVVMMLATEELRVALATTHLPLKAISEAITPDLLRQIITILYHDLQTRFGIPQPHVLVCGLNPHAGEGGHMGTEEIDTIIPVLNEMRALGMNLSGPLPADTLFQPKYLNHADAVLAMYHDQGLPVLKYQGFGRAVNISLGLPFIRTSVDHGTALELAGQGKADVGSFTTALNLAIKMITNTQ, encoded by the coding sequence ATGGCTAATATTGCCCGTGTGACCATCACTCCCGGCGAACCCGCCGGGATTGGTCCCGACCTGGCTATCGCGCTGGCAGGCCGCGACTGGCCCGTTGAACTGGTCGTCTGCGCCTCCCCTGAATTACTGCTCGAACGAGCCGCCACGCTGAACCTCCCGTTGACCCTGATTCCTTACCAGCCCGACCAGGCACCACAGCCACAGGCAGCAGGTACGCTAACGATTCTGCCCGTTGCTTTGCATGCTCCAGTGGTACCAGGCCAGCTTGATGTCCGCAACAGCCTCTATGTTGTCGAAACGCTCGCCCGCGCCTGTGACGGTTGCACAAGCGGCGAATTTGCCGCACTGATTACCGGGCCGGTTCACAAGGGCATCATCAACGATGCGGGTATTCCGTTTATCGGTCATACCGAGTTCTTTGAAGCGCGCTCAGACAGCGAAAAAGTTGTGATGATGCTCGCAACCGAAGAACTTCGCGTAGCGCTTGCAACCACGCATTTGCCGCTGAAAGCCATTTCTGAGGCAATTACGCCAGATTTATTACGCCAGATAATCACCATCCTGTATCATGACCTGCAAACCAGGTTTGGTATTCCGCAGCCTCACGTTCTGGTGTGCGGCCTGAACCCTCATGCAGGGGAAGGCGGACACATGGGCACGGAAGAGATCGATACGATAATCCCGGTACTAAACGAGATGCGCGCGCTGGGTATGAATCTGTCCGGTCCGCTGCCTGCTGATACACTCTTTCAGCCAAAGTATCTCAACCACGCCGATGCAGTACTGGCGATGTATCACGACCAGGGATTACCGGTTCTGAAATATCAGGGCTTTGGTCGCGCGGTGAATATCTCGTTAGGCTTACCTTTTATCCGCACTTCGGTTGACCATGGCACAGCGCTAGAGCTGGCAGGCCAGGGGAAAGCCGATGTCGGCAGTTTTACTACGGCGCTTAATCTCGCCATCAAAATGATTACAAATACTCAATGA
- a CDS encoding CPCC family cysteine-rich protein produces the protein MNRSIHLCPCCHKYEFSEVGSYEICPVCNWEDDPVQEEDPSYGGGANVMSLNEAHKAYTEGRKVK, from the coding sequence ATGAATCGTTCGATACATTTATGCCCTTGTTGCCATAAATATGAGTTTTCGGAAGTTGGGAGCTATGAAATTTGTCCAGTTTGCAACTGGGAAGATGATCCTGTTCAAGAAGAAGATCCAAGTTATGGCGGTGGAGCTAATGTCATGAGTTTAAACGAGGCCCATAAAGCCTATACTGAAGGACGTAAAGTCAAATAA
- a CDS encoding pyocin S6 family toxin immunity protein: protein MTIVYTIDAFERVDELLVFEIDIPKEKLPEIAKVMVWTDEDYSDFNAGIGGWDLTSQQVKAIEKILDKNFFQEDLDFQISGGEI from the coding sequence ATGACAATTGTTTATACTATTGATGCTTTCGAACGTGTAGATGAACTACTCGTCTTCGAAATCGATATACCAAAAGAAAAACTCCCGGAAATAGCTAAAGTCATGGTTTGGACGGATGAAGACTATAGTGACTTTAATGCAGGGATCGGTGGATGGGATCTTACCAGCCAACAGGTCAAGGCAATTGAGAAAATCTTGGATAAAAACTTTTTCCAAGAAGATTTGGATTTTCAAATATCAGGTGGGGAAATCTGA